One Micropterus dolomieu isolate WLL.071019.BEF.003 ecotype Adirondacks linkage group LG23, ASM2129224v1, whole genome shotgun sequence DNA window includes the following coding sequences:
- the LOC123963252 gene encoding protocadherin-10-like isoform X2 — protein sequence MKHDIPICYCQLISVDSMLVCAQIRYSIPEEQEHGAFVGNIAEDLGLDLDKLSARRFRIVSGAKKQYVEVNLENGVLFVNERIDREELCEQSLSCSFHLQVVIENPLELYRVEIEILDVNDNSPSFPWTEFNLDISESAAPGSRFPLESAQDLDVGSNSLRTYLLSVNEHFLLDIQTRSDGSKFAELVLQNPLDREQQSAHQMVLTAVDGGAPERSGTAQIDITVLDANDNAPVFDQSFYRVRLAENAPKGTVVIKLNASDLDEGPNADITYSFSGHAPIKVRQLFTVDSRTGEIKVKGVIDYEKARMHEIYVQAKDKGPSAVAVHCKVLVNVLDKNDNLPEVILTSVSTPVQEDAPPGTVIAVISVMDNDSGENGNVDCEIPHHVPFQLHSSFKNYYTLVTCDFLDRETVAEYNITLTARDMGSPPLFTRKTILVQVSDVNDNAPQFKQPSYTVYLTENNAPGASICSVTALDPDSGQNAYLSYSILEGDVQGMPVSTYVSINSDNGNIYALRSFDHEQLKNFQITVQAQDAGFPPLKNNASVNIFILDQNDNAPVIVSPVPQNGTAPSEAVPRSADAGHLVTKISAADADAGQNSRLFYQMLQATDPSLFSVALYTGEIRTIRQLVEKDPTRHRLVILVKDNGQPPLSATVSIILSVVDSLPDSQPDLGDLSLSPHHSSNFTLYLIVSLGAISFTFLVAIIVLVAVRRLKGRPSNGESNFPSIGGRCCCCCSRSETPTTTEVFKKSNLNVRMSAGASGCSEANSNGALPQVYCYKMCLTPESSKSDFMFLKPCSPVMSVQQNNAKSTDYLTSGWSALDRNGVANNRAATPNTLKYSNKDWTWTKNQRNSAYKRYSTANMEGTLSHKQTYDADGFSCSVAPQYWTWGNHMNDCKLSLQEGAVPNYSWAPKYTQPHSEPPDYQHNVYIPGTTSDYSTLKLAPRGELDVYNTFSTFGKKKRFISNFEQSFDRDDGLISNDIFK from the exons ATGAAGCATGATATTCCTATATGTTACTGTCAGCTTATTTCTGTGGACTCCATGC TTGTCTGTGCACAGATTCGCTACTCAATCCCCGAGGAGCAGGAGCATGGAGCTTTTGTTGGCAATATTGCAGAGGACCTGGGCTTGGATTTGGACAAGCTCTCTGCGCGCAGATTCCGGATAGTCTCGGGTGCCAAGAAGCAATATGTGGAGGTAAATTTAGAAAACGGAGTTTTATTTGTCAATGAAAGAATTGATCGTGAAGAACTATGCGAGCAGAGTTTGTCCTGTTCTTTTCACTTGCAAGTGGTCATAGAAAACCCTCTGGAGCTGTACAGGGTAGAGATTGAGATTTTGGACGTGAATGATAACTCTCCGAGTTTCCCGTGGACCGAGTTTAATCTGGACATATCGGAGTCCGCTGCCCCAGGATCCCGTTTTCCACTTGAGAGCGCACAGGACTTGGACGTCGGGTCCAACTCGCTCCGCACCTATTTGCTTAGTGTAAACGAACATTTCCTTTTGGATATTCAGACACGCAGTGATGGCAGTAAATTTGCAGAACTTGTCCTACAAAACCCACTGGACAGAGAGCAGCAAAGTGCGCATCAAATGGTCCTAACGGCAGTGGATGGGGGCGCGCCGGAGAGATCTGGCACTGCGCAAATTGATATCACCGTTTTGGATGCAAATGATAACGCACCTGTGTTTGATCAGTCGTTTTACAGAGTGAGACTTGCTGAAAACGCACCTAAAGGCACAGTTGTCATAAAACTCAATGCGTCCGACTTAGACGAGGGTCCCAATGCTGACATTACCTATTCATTCAGTGGCCACGCTCCCATCAAAGTGCGCCAGCTTTTCACCGTGGACTCGCGCACGGGGGAAATCAAAGTCAAAGGAGTGATAGATTACGAAAAGGCCAGAATGCATGAAATTTATGTCCAGGCTAAAGATAAAGGTCCCTCCGCTGTGGCAGTTCACTGTAAAGTGCTTGTGAacgttttggataaaaatgacAACCTCCCAGAGGTGATCTTGACATCAGTGTCCACACCTGTGCAGGAGGACGCGCCCCCGGGAACGGTGATAGCCGTCATCAGCGTGATGGACAATGACTCAGGTGAAAACGGGAATGTGGACTGTGAGATTCCCCATCACGTCCCATTTCAGCTCCACTCATCCTTTAAGAACTACTACACATTAGTAACTTGTGATTTtctggacagagagacagtcgcAGAGTACAACATCACCCTTACCGCTAGAGACATGGGCTCTCCACCTCTTTTCACGAGGAAAACTATTTTGGTTCAAGTGTCTGATGTGAATGATAACGCGCCTCAATTCAAACAGCCTTCCTATACTGTGTATTTGACTGAGAATAACGCGCCGGGAGCATCAATTTGCTCTGTGACTGCGCTGGATCCAGATTCTGGCCAAAATGCATACCTCTCTTATTCCATACTGGAAGGTGATGTTCAGGGAATGCCCGTGTCCACATACGTCTCCATAAACTCAGACAACGGGAACATTTACGCGCTGCGATCCTTTGACCACGAACAACTTAAAAACTTTCAGATCACAGTTCAAGCTCAAGACGCCGGTTTCCCGCCTCTGAAAAACAACGCTTCAGTGAATATCTTTATTTTGGACCAAAATGACAATGCACCTGTAATTGTGTCACCAGTTCCGCAAAACGGCACAGCGCCCAGCGAAGCAGTGCCCAGATCCGCTGACGCCGGTCACCTTGTCACCAAAATCAGCGCGGCGGACGCAGACGCAGGTCAAAACTCGCGtcttttttatcaaatgctcCAAGCAACGGACCCGAGCTTGTTCAGCGTTGCTCTGTACACAGGCGAAATCAGGACGATACGCCAGTTGGTGGAGAAAGACCCCACCAGGCACAGACTGGTAATTCTCGTGAAGGACAATGGTCAGCCACCCCTCTCGGCCACAGTTTCCATCATTCTGTCAGTGGTTGACAGCCTGCCAGATTCGCAGCCCGATTTGGGTGACCTGTCACTAAGCCCGCATCACAGCTCCAACTTCACCCTGTACTTAATCGTGTCTCTGGGCGCAATCTCCTTCACATTTCTGGTGGCTATTATTGTCCTGGTTGCAGTGCGGAGACTGAAGGGCAGACCGTCCAATGGGGAGTCTAACTTCCCCTCCATCGGCGGgcgctgctgctgttgctgctctcGCTCAGAAACACCCACCACCACAGAGGTGTTCAAGAAGTCCAACTTAAATGTTCGGATGTCCGCAGGCGCGTCCGGCTGCTCGGAGGCAAACAGCAACGGCGCCCTTCCTCAGGTCTATTGCTACAAAATGTGTCTGACACCGGAATCGTCCAAAAGTGACTTCATGTTCCTCAAGCCCTGCAGTCCAGTAATGTCTGTTCAACAGAATAATGCCAAGAGCACTGATTACCTGACCTCTGGCTGGAGCGCACTGGACCGTAATGGAGTGGCCAACAACAGAGCAGCAACCCCAAACACG CTTAAGTATTCTAACAAGGACTGGACCTGGACCAAGAACCAACGCAACTCGGCATATAAGAg GTATAGTACAGCAAATATGGAGGGCACTCTTTCTCATAAACAAACATACGATGCTGATGGGTTTTCCTGCTCTGTAGCACCGCAGTACTGGACCTGGGGAAATCATATGAATG ACTGCAAGTTGTCTCTTCAAGAGGGAGCAGTTCCTAACTACTCATGGGCTCCAAAGTACACCCAGCCTCATTCTGAGCCACCAGACTACCAGCACAATGTATACATCCCTGGCACCACTTCTGACTACAGCACTCTGAAGCTGGCACCCAGAGGAGAGCTGGATGTGTACAATACTTTCTCTACttttggaaagaaaaagagattcATCTCAAACTTTGAACAATCTTTCGACAGAGATGATGGTCTCATAAGCAATGACATCTTCAAATGA
- the LOC123963252 gene encoding protocadherin-10-like isoform X1, translating into MDSQGTKKRLCGKWHALCRFALFTCFLDVVCAQIRYSIPEEQEHGAFVGNIAEDLGLDLDKLSARRFRIVSGAKKQYVEVNLENGVLFVNERIDREELCEQSLSCSFHLQVVIENPLELYRVEIEILDVNDNSPSFPWTEFNLDISESAAPGSRFPLESAQDLDVGSNSLRTYLLSVNEHFLLDIQTRSDGSKFAELVLQNPLDREQQSAHQMVLTAVDGGAPERSGTAQIDITVLDANDNAPVFDQSFYRVRLAENAPKGTVVIKLNASDLDEGPNADITYSFSGHAPIKVRQLFTVDSRTGEIKVKGVIDYEKARMHEIYVQAKDKGPSAVAVHCKVLVNVLDKNDNLPEVILTSVSTPVQEDAPPGTVIAVISVMDNDSGENGNVDCEIPHHVPFQLHSSFKNYYTLVTCDFLDRETVAEYNITLTARDMGSPPLFTRKTILVQVSDVNDNAPQFKQPSYTVYLTENNAPGASICSVTALDPDSGQNAYLSYSILEGDVQGMPVSTYVSINSDNGNIYALRSFDHEQLKNFQITVQAQDAGFPPLKNNASVNIFILDQNDNAPVIVSPVPQNGTAPSEAVPRSADAGHLVTKISAADADAGQNSRLFYQMLQATDPSLFSVALYTGEIRTIRQLVEKDPTRHRLVILVKDNGQPPLSATVSIILSVVDSLPDSQPDLGDLSLSPHHSSNFTLYLIVSLGAISFTFLVAIIVLVAVRRLKGRPSNGESNFPSIGGRCCCCCSRSETPTTTEVFKKSNLNVRMSAGASGCSEANSNGALPQVYCYKMCLTPESSKSDFMFLKPCSPVMSVQQNNAKSTDYLTSGWSALDRNGVANNRAATPNTLKYSNKDWTWTKNQRNSAYKRYSTANMEGTLSHKQTYDADGFSCSVAPQYWTWGNHMNDCKLSLQEGAVPNYSWAPKYTQPHSEPPDYQHNVYIPGTTSDYSTLKLAPRGELDVYNTFSTFGKKKRFISNFEQSFDRDDGLISNDIFK; encoded by the exons ATGGACTCACAAGGCACCAAGAAAAGACTATGTGGGAAATGGCATGCATTGTGCCGTTTTGCGTTGTTCACTTGTTTCCTTGATGTTGTCTGTGCACAGATTCGCTACTCAATCCCCGAGGAGCAGGAGCATGGAGCTTTTGTTGGCAATATTGCAGAGGACCTGGGCTTGGATTTGGACAAGCTCTCTGCGCGCAGATTCCGGATAGTCTCGGGTGCCAAGAAGCAATATGTGGAGGTAAATTTAGAAAACGGAGTTTTATTTGTCAATGAAAGAATTGATCGTGAAGAACTATGCGAGCAGAGTTTGTCCTGTTCTTTTCACTTGCAAGTGGTCATAGAAAACCCTCTGGAGCTGTACAGGGTAGAGATTGAGATTTTGGACGTGAATGATAACTCTCCGAGTTTCCCGTGGACCGAGTTTAATCTGGACATATCGGAGTCCGCTGCCCCAGGATCCCGTTTTCCACTTGAGAGCGCACAGGACTTGGACGTCGGGTCCAACTCGCTCCGCACCTATTTGCTTAGTGTAAACGAACATTTCCTTTTGGATATTCAGACACGCAGTGATGGCAGTAAATTTGCAGAACTTGTCCTACAAAACCCACTGGACAGAGAGCAGCAAAGTGCGCATCAAATGGTCCTAACGGCAGTGGATGGGGGCGCGCCGGAGAGATCTGGCACTGCGCAAATTGATATCACCGTTTTGGATGCAAATGATAACGCACCTGTGTTTGATCAGTCGTTTTACAGAGTGAGACTTGCTGAAAACGCACCTAAAGGCACAGTTGTCATAAAACTCAATGCGTCCGACTTAGACGAGGGTCCCAATGCTGACATTACCTATTCATTCAGTGGCCACGCTCCCATCAAAGTGCGCCAGCTTTTCACCGTGGACTCGCGCACGGGGGAAATCAAAGTCAAAGGAGTGATAGATTACGAAAAGGCCAGAATGCATGAAATTTATGTCCAGGCTAAAGATAAAGGTCCCTCCGCTGTGGCAGTTCACTGTAAAGTGCTTGTGAacgttttggataaaaatgacAACCTCCCAGAGGTGATCTTGACATCAGTGTCCACACCTGTGCAGGAGGACGCGCCCCCGGGAACGGTGATAGCCGTCATCAGCGTGATGGACAATGACTCAGGTGAAAACGGGAATGTGGACTGTGAGATTCCCCATCACGTCCCATTTCAGCTCCACTCATCCTTTAAGAACTACTACACATTAGTAACTTGTGATTTtctggacagagagacagtcgcAGAGTACAACATCACCCTTACCGCTAGAGACATGGGCTCTCCACCTCTTTTCACGAGGAAAACTATTTTGGTTCAAGTGTCTGATGTGAATGATAACGCGCCTCAATTCAAACAGCCTTCCTATACTGTGTATTTGACTGAGAATAACGCGCCGGGAGCATCAATTTGCTCTGTGACTGCGCTGGATCCAGATTCTGGCCAAAATGCATACCTCTCTTATTCCATACTGGAAGGTGATGTTCAGGGAATGCCCGTGTCCACATACGTCTCCATAAACTCAGACAACGGGAACATTTACGCGCTGCGATCCTTTGACCACGAACAACTTAAAAACTTTCAGATCACAGTTCAAGCTCAAGACGCCGGTTTCCCGCCTCTGAAAAACAACGCTTCAGTGAATATCTTTATTTTGGACCAAAATGACAATGCACCTGTAATTGTGTCACCAGTTCCGCAAAACGGCACAGCGCCCAGCGAAGCAGTGCCCAGATCCGCTGACGCCGGTCACCTTGTCACCAAAATCAGCGCGGCGGACGCAGACGCAGGTCAAAACTCGCGtcttttttatcaaatgctcCAAGCAACGGACCCGAGCTTGTTCAGCGTTGCTCTGTACACAGGCGAAATCAGGACGATACGCCAGTTGGTGGAGAAAGACCCCACCAGGCACAGACTGGTAATTCTCGTGAAGGACAATGGTCAGCCACCCCTCTCGGCCACAGTTTCCATCATTCTGTCAGTGGTTGACAGCCTGCCAGATTCGCAGCCCGATTTGGGTGACCTGTCACTAAGCCCGCATCACAGCTCCAACTTCACCCTGTACTTAATCGTGTCTCTGGGCGCAATCTCCTTCACATTTCTGGTGGCTATTATTGTCCTGGTTGCAGTGCGGAGACTGAAGGGCAGACCGTCCAATGGGGAGTCTAACTTCCCCTCCATCGGCGGgcgctgctgctgttgctgctctcGCTCAGAAACACCCACCACCACAGAGGTGTTCAAGAAGTCCAACTTAAATGTTCGGATGTCCGCAGGCGCGTCCGGCTGCTCGGAGGCAAACAGCAACGGCGCCCTTCCTCAGGTCTATTGCTACAAAATGTGTCTGACACCGGAATCGTCCAAAAGTGACTTCATGTTCCTCAAGCCCTGCAGTCCAGTAATGTCTGTTCAACAGAATAATGCCAAGAGCACTGATTACCTGACCTCTGGCTGGAGCGCACTGGACCGTAATGGAGTGGCCAACAACAGAGCAGCAACCCCAAACACG CTTAAGTATTCTAACAAGGACTGGACCTGGACCAAGAACCAACGCAACTCGGCATATAAGAg GTATAGTACAGCAAATATGGAGGGCACTCTTTCTCATAAACAAACATACGATGCTGATGGGTTTTCCTGCTCTGTAGCACCGCAGTACTGGACCTGGGGAAATCATATGAATG ACTGCAAGTTGTCTCTTCAAGAGGGAGCAGTTCCTAACTACTCATGGGCTCCAAAGTACACCCAGCCTCATTCTGAGCCACCAGACTACCAGCACAATGTATACATCCCTGGCACCACTTCTGACTACAGCACTCTGAAGCTGGCACCCAGAGGAGAGCTGGATGTGTACAATACTTTCTCTACttttggaaagaaaaagagattcATCTCAAACTTTGAACAATCTTTCGACAGAGATGATGGTCTCATAAGCAATGACATCTTCAAATGA